In one window of Mobiluncus massiliensis DNA:
- a CDS encoding histidine kinase, translated as MPLKSLVPKLFPRYSEPGLSQRIIFVSLALVLGLLEVAGLLVRVANYPSMWALAILVILLASCGWFSPWSDIAYTVFFDCLLLSPLSDNFSFAIWGICAISISWIARSWIIPGLAIFFSAEIFSLLVANPPTAQVLSFILDTLATLSLGFFLRWQHQRVERMTMESQQAKEEAERSGERIRRELAAELHDTIAKDLVRLAILADRIDKHPDETKPQDLKLVSDIAKTASSRIRPVILNLDATRVSASLTDILDDVRSMLRAREMVLETDANAELDSLLTRQQRLLASLVVREAATNALKYAPAGAYIELEMNLDEERILTIMMSNPVSELPEYSGMTGGFGLRNLESRLNDEGGELLFGRNSQGWIITAVIPAAKERS; from the coding sequence ATGCCTCTCAAGAGCCTAGTTCCTAAGCTTTTTCCTCGCTATTCCGAGCCTGGACTGTCCCAGCGGATTATTTTCGTGTCTTTAGCTTTGGTACTTGGCCTCTTAGAAGTTGCAGGATTACTCGTGAGAGTGGCAAATTACCCAAGTATGTGGGCTCTTGCCATCCTAGTTATACTTTTGGCATCCTGTGGATGGTTTTCTCCCTGGAGCGACATTGCATATACAGTTTTCTTTGATTGCTTACTTCTGTCACCTCTTAGCGACAATTTTTCCTTTGCCATTTGGGGAATTTGCGCTATTTCAATTAGCTGGATTGCACGTTCTTGGATTATTCCAGGATTAGCAATTTTTTTCTCTGCGGAAATTTTTAGCCTGTTGGTCGCAAATCCTCCCACAGCTCAAGTCCTGAGCTTTATTTTAGATACTTTGGCAACACTTTCATTAGGCTTTTTCTTGCGTTGGCAGCATCAGCGCGTGGAGCGGATGACCATGGAATCACAACAAGCAAAAGAAGAGGCTGAGCGTTCCGGGGAAAGGATTCGTCGTGAGCTTGCTGCTGAATTGCACGATACTATCGCGAAGGATTTGGTTCGTCTGGCAATTCTAGCTGATCGAATTGATAAACACCCAGATGAAACCAAGCCTCAAGATTTAAAGCTGGTATCCGATATAGCCAAAACAGCCTCCAGTAGAATTCGTCCCGTCATTTTAAATCTCGATGCTACTCGAGTCTCGGCGAGCCTGACCGACATCCTAGATGATGTTCGCAGCATGTTACGTGCTCGAGAAATGGTTCTGGAAACAGACGCTAATGCAGAGCTGGATTCCCTTTTGACTAGGCAACAGCGACTGCTGGCCTCCCTGGTGGTTCGTGAAGCCGCTACTAATGCTTTGAAATATGCTCCTGCAGGGGCGTATATCGAATTAGAGATGAACCTTGATGAAGAACGCATACTTACCATCATGATGAGTAATCCGGTTTCTGAACTTCCAGAATATTCTGGAATGACTGGCGGATTCGGTTTGCGCAATTTAGAGTCGAGACTCAATGATGAGGGCGGCGAACTGCTTTTCGGCAGAAATTCCCAGGGCTGGATTATTACGGCGGTAATACCAGCAGCTAAGGAGAGGTCATGA
- a CDS encoding response regulator transcription factor: protein MIKEEKEEIRVLLADDDDIYRENLALLLNDADGIRVVATAANGAQAISELAKHLVDVALLDVDMPVLDGIATAGAIEKTNPSVTVVVLTAFEHEEYLARSLEKNVSGFLTKDTPVEQLVMLIQQAHQGKQVISGKPTEILTQTYLRNHQNQLQYRDFIERTEALPEHLKPILQLVAQALPNKEIAKTLSLSESTVKSYVSDILTHTNCATRGELSLSAIKSGILD, encoded by the coding sequence ATGATTAAAGAAGAAAAAGAAGAGATACGGGTGTTACTCGCAGACGATGACGACATTTATAGGGAAAATCTGGCGCTGTTGCTCAACGATGCAGATGGTATCAGAGTGGTAGCTACTGCTGCCAACGGTGCGCAAGCTATCAGTGAACTAGCAAAACATCTTGTCGATGTGGCACTGTTGGATGTCGATATGCCTGTTCTAGATGGTATAGCAACAGCGGGAGCCATAGAGAAAACCAATCCGAGTGTAACAGTGGTCGTTCTCACGGCTTTTGAGCATGAGGAATATCTAGCTCGTTCCTTGGAAAAAAACGTTTCAGGATTTCTCACTAAAGACACCCCTGTAGAGCAGCTAGTCATGCTCATTCAGCAGGCCCATCAGGGCAAGCAGGTAATCAGTGGCAAGCCTACTGAGATTCTGACGCAAACCTACCTACGTAACCACCAAAACCAGCTGCAATATCGAGACTTCATCGAGCGAACAGAAGCGCTCCCCGAACACCTAAAACCCATACTACAGCTGGTCGCACAAGCCCTACCAAATAAGGAGATCGCTAAGACCCTTTCTCTTTCTGAATCAACAGTAAAATCTTACGTATCTGACATCCTGACACACACAAACTGTGCCACCAGAGGCGAACTTTCACTCAGTGCTATCAAATCCGGCATTCTTGACTGA
- a CDS encoding recombination protein O N-terminal domain-containing protein, translating to MRTFRDAAVILRTQDLGEADRIASPGSSRVRHGKAC from the coding sequence ATGAGAACGTTTCGAGATGCGGCCGTTATTCTGCGCACCCAGGACCTGGGGGAAGCTGACCGTATCGCGTCCCCCGGTTCCTCCCGAGTTCGTCACGGAAAAGCCTGCTGA